The Halovivax ruber XH-70 genome includes the window CCGACCCGTCGGTGATCGCGCTGGCGAGTGCCCCGCGGAGCACGACCGACTCGCCGAGTGTGGCCGGGGTGACGGCTGGAACGTTCGAGATGACCGCCGTCTGGAGACGCTCCCGGATCGGGTCGATCACGAGTTCCGGGTTGTTCGTCGCGACGGCCCCGCCGATCGAGACGACCATCGGAGCGACCGCGTGGACCAGCGTCGCGATGCCGATCGTGTTCCAGTCGGCGACCCGGTCGATCACCCGCGCTGCGAGCGGGTCGGAATCGGCGGCCGCGAACACGGTCGCCGCATCGAACTCGTCCGATTCGAGTGGAAGGGCGGTCTCGAGGTCGGACCGACGTGCGAGTTCTCGCGCGTACGTTGGGATTCCGCGGCCGGAACAGTAGGCTTCCCAGTGGCCCGCCCGGCCGCAACCGCAGGTGAGCGCCCCATCGGGATCGACGACGATGTGGCCGATCTCGCCGGCGTTTCCGTCCCATCCGGAGAGGACCGAGCCGTCACAGCAGATGCCGGCCCCGATCCCCGACGAGATCGTCACGTAGCACATGTCGTCGGGGTTTCGCGCGGCGTAGAAGCGTTCGCCGATGACACCCGCCGTCGCGTCGTTGTGCAGGGCGACGTCGTCGACGGCGACGAGCCGTTCGACCGGACCGGTGAGCGGGATACGATCGATCGAATCGGGCAGGTTCGCCGGGTCGACCACGGCCCCCTCGGCGAGGTCGAACGGCCCGATCGAGCCGATCGCGGCGTCTTCGATGGCGGTTGGCTCGATCCCGGCGTCGGCACACGCGTCCCGAAGGGTGTCCAGCACGGCTTCCGTGACGTCGATTCCGGTGGGTCCCTGCGGCGTCCGCCGACGGCTGGTCGCGATCGGCTCGCCGGCGTGGTCGCCCACGATCGCACGGACGTTGGTCGCGCCGAGATCGACGCCCGCGAAGTAGGTCATCCAGTGACTCGAACGCCGGCTACGTACTTAACGCCACAGACCGCAACGGAAGCGACCGGACGACCCGGGCACGCCGATTCGGTCCGGGGGACGGACACGGTGACAGCGAGCGCTGCCGGTGACGATCCAGTGACCGACGGTATGCGCCAAAACCTATAGGTTTCCGCCAGTCGTCGTCTCGAGCCATGACGCCGGAGCGCCGAAGGACCGACCCCCGTGGCCGGGCCGAGTCGACCGTCGCGGACGAATCGGAACCGATCGGCGCCCGGGCCGGAATCGCTCGCGAGTCGGTTCGCACCGACGGTGGCGACGCCCAGTCGGACGGCTTCGCGTCTCATCCCGACCCACTCGTCCACGTCGACGCCGACGGTCGAGTTATCGCGATGAACGAGCGGGCACAGATCCTCTTCGGTGACGAACTGTCCGTGGGTTCACCAGCCACGGCGTCGCTCGCTGGGGCGGCCGCGGGCGACGTGATCGAACGGGAAGTGGCAGGGGCCACTCGACAGTTCGAAGTGTACATCGTCGCGGGTCCAGCCCATCGTGTCGACGAGCAGCGAGTGCTTCACGTTCGACCAGTCGACGGATCGACCAGTCACGAGATGGAAGCGACCGAGGCACCAGAATCGGTCCCGAGCACCAGTACCTTCGAACAGTACGAGACCATCATGCAGGTGCTCCCGGATCCAGTCTACGCGACCGACGAGACCGGCACGCTCACGTTCGTCAATCGGGCCTTCACGGAGCAATTCGGCATCGACCGGACGGCTGTCACCGAGTCGGAGATTCACTTCGCCGAGATCACCACCGACGACGGTGCCGCGTCCATCGTCGAGACCCTTCGAACCCTCCTCGACGACGGTGACCCCACTGCCCGGAAGACGATCGAGAGCGTCGTCGTGACGGCCGACGGCCGGCATCTCACGGTCGAGAACTCGCTCGCACTCAGACCGACACACGACGGGTTCGCCGGCGCAGTCGGCGTGTTGCGCGACGTCACCGAACGCCAGCGCCGCGAGGAGATCGTTTCCGTCATGGACCGCGCGCTCAGGCACAACCTCCGCACGAACGTCAACATCATCTCCGGTTACGCCGAGACGCTCGAACCCGTCGTCGACGACGAGCATCGTGAGGCACTCCGGACGATCAAACGATCCGCCACGTGGCTCTCAAAACTCGGTGAGACGATACGGACGCTCGAACGCTCGATCGAAACGGCTCCCGACGGGACCCACCGTGTCGACGTCGAGCGACTCGTCACCGACTGTGTCGACTGGGCCCGCGAGCGACACTCGTCGGCCTCGATCGACGTCACCATCTCGAGTTACGGCGAACTCGACGTGGGCGATCCGATCGAGATCGCCCTTCGAAACGTCATCGAAAACGCCATCGTCCACAACGACGCCGCAGCACCGACCGTGAACGTCTGGGTTGGTGACGCCCCGCAAGAGGGCTGGGTGGAACTCACCGTCGCGGACGACGGCCCGGGAATCCCCGAGACGGAACAGGCGGTCGTCCTCGGGACGGCGATGCCGACGCAACTCGCTCACGGGAGCGGGCTCGGCCTCTGGTTGACCTCCTGGATCGTCCAGGTGTTCGACGGTGAGATGGATATTCAGGCAAACGACCCGACCGGCAGCGTCGTCACCCTCACGCTTCGGCGCGCACGGAATGCGTCCGACTGATACGTCCGAATAACACGTCTGAGTGAGTCGAACGCGATCAAATCGAGCGAGGGCACCACTCTGACTAGACGACGCGGGTCCAGTCGAGCGGCTGACGCGGGTCCAATCGAGCTACTCCTTCGGTGTGACCTGGACTGGCGAACCGGTCACTCGAGTCGACGGTGGAGCTGGTCGACACGCTCACTGTACATCGCGAGTCCATACTCCTGGATCACCCCGTTCGCGACGCTGAGCGAATTCGCCGCCTCGCCGGGCCGGTCGGTGTCGAGTTCGAGTGCACACCGCGCCAACAGCGTCTCACAGCGGTCGACGACTGCACCGAGTGCCTCCTGCGCCTCACACGCCTCGTCGAGTGCTCGCTGGGCCGCCTCGAACGCACCACACCGCCGGCAGGCACGGCCGTACCGGGTGCTGGCCCGTGCTGCGAGGACGCGTTCGTCCGCCTCGTCAACGACGGTCCGGGCCAGCGACGCGAGTTCGTCTGCGGAGTCACGTTCGGGATCGGCGAGCCGGTCAGCGATCGCTTCGAGACGATACGTCATCGCCGCAACGTCGGCTCCGCCGTCGGCCGAGAGCGACGCGGCGGCCTCGTGGTGGGCCAGCGCGTCGGTCACCTCGCCTGTCGATCTGGCGACCAGCCCGAGTGCGTTGCGTGCTGCGGCGACCCGGTCGTCGTTGCCGAGGTCGCGAGCCAGCGAGAGTGCACGTTCGGCGTCCGCGCGTGCGTTCTCGAACTCGCCGGCACAGCGGTTGATAGCCGCCCGAGCCGTGTACGCGAGAACGAGCCCGTCCGACGCACCAAGCCGGTCGAACGCGTCGATGGCCGCCTGACACCGACGGAACGCGAGTCCGAGGCGACCCCGCTCTGTCAGGACTTGCGACAGGTTCGTCCGGGCTTTCGCCGCCCGTTCGTCGCGCCCACTATCCATCGCCGCGTCGATCGCGGCCTCGTACGAATCCGTCGCCAGCGCGAGGTCGCCGCGCGCGTACTGGAGTTCCGCCTGGTTCAGGAGCGAGTCGGGGAGCGTCTCCAGGTAGCCGTACTCCCGTTGAATCGCGAGGGCCCGATCGTTT containing:
- a CDS encoding ROK family protein; amino-acid sequence: MTYFAGVDLGATNVRAIVGDHAGEPIATSRRRTPQGPTGIDVTEAVLDTLRDACADAGIEPTAIEDAAIGSIGPFDLAEGAVVDPANLPDSIDRIPLTGPVERLVAVDDVALHNDATAGVIGERFYAARNPDDMCYVTISSGIGAGICCDGSVLSGWDGNAGEIGHIVVDPDGALTCGCGRAGHWEAYCSGRGIPTYARELARRSDLETALPLESDEFDAATVFAAADSDPLAARVIDRVADWNTIGIATLVHAVAPMVVSIGGAVATNNPELVIDPIRERLQTAVISNVPAVTPATLGESVVLRGALASAITDGSGDASAIVVRE
- a CDS encoding sensor histidine kinase, which produces MTPERRRTDPRGRAESTVADESEPIGARAGIARESVRTDGGDAQSDGFASHPDPLVHVDADGRVIAMNERAQILFGDELSVGSPATASLAGAAAGDVIEREVAGATRQFEVYIVAGPAHRVDEQRVLHVRPVDGSTSHEMEATEAPESVPSTSTFEQYETIMQVLPDPVYATDETGTLTFVNRAFTEQFGIDRTAVTESEIHFAEITTDDGAASIVETLRTLLDDGDPTARKTIESVVVTADGRHLTVENSLALRPTHDGFAGAVGVLRDVTERQRREEIVSVMDRALRHNLRTNVNIISGYAETLEPVVDDEHREALRTIKRSATWLSKLGETIRTLERSIETAPDGTHRVDVERLVTDCVDWARERHSSASIDVTISSYGELDVGDPIEIALRNVIENAIVHNDAAAPTVNVWVGDAPQEGWVELTVADDGPGIPETEQAVVLGTAMPTQLAHGSGLGLWLTSWIVQVFDGEMDIQANDPTGSVVTLTLRRARNASD